The Methanothrix soehngenii GP6 genome has a window encoding:
- a CDS encoding sodium:solute symporter family protein, with protein MINQLLLLAYVLAIILLSLKLRQGTFSGFVLSNRNIAYPAVIGIAYTAAYFSAASFLGGGGYGLAAGMPWVIFCSLFHVGFACIAWIMAGRIWTMAKQYDAKTVPQLLERRYNSPLGKVILAIIMLILYTVYLVPIFKGCATLFQGMIGVSYLEGLLITVAIVAIYYAIGGLPAIIWVGFIQGVLMLIGAVFLYGGLISAGGGLDIWERIPLDVLSMNGLNIPWQQTFGQAFSISLGLLALPDLLIMIFSARDKRVVRFAGIYGPISIAIYSVCIFSLGILAYGALSAEQIAPFLKNPDGLVPFVATLILPKGFDGIILLAAISAAMSTMSAIVLVTATSLTSDILRYLNPGIADRKVLLLTRMIGVAILIIAAVSAINVPQQIVPLVAVSMGIIACCVLVPLFLGIFWQRGNETGFIASLLASFLSVVVWYFYGYPLIHPVFVGLICGTAAYLIGSLATSRPEGVKTTG; from the coding sequence ATGATTAATCAATTGCTGCTGTTGGCCTACGTCCTGGCGATAATCCTGCTCTCACTTAAGCTGCGACAGGGGACATTCTCAGGCTTTGTCCTCTCCAACCGCAACATCGCCTATCCTGCCGTCATCGGCATTGCCTATACTGCTGCCTACTTCAGCGCAGCCTCCTTCCTGGGAGGAGGCGGTTACGGACTTGCCGCCGGCATGCCCTGGGTGATCTTCTGCTCCCTATTTCATGTCGGATTCGCCTGCATCGCCTGGATCATGGCAGGGAGGATATGGACCATGGCAAAGCAGTACGATGCCAAGACGGTTCCCCAGCTGCTGGAGAGAAGATACAACTCTCCCCTGGGAAAGGTCATACTTGCTATCATCATGCTCATCCTCTATACCGTATACCTGGTCCCCATCTTCAAAGGATGCGCTACCCTATTTCAGGGAATGATTGGCGTATCCTACCTGGAGGGTCTATTGATCACCGTAGCCATAGTGGCCATTTACTACGCCATCGGCGGGCTGCCGGCGATAATCTGGGTGGGATTCATCCAGGGCGTATTGATGCTGATAGGGGCCGTCTTCCTCTACGGCGGCCTGATCTCCGCTGGCGGCGGACTGGATATCTGGGAGAGAATTCCCCTTGATGTGCTCAGCATGAATGGCCTTAATATCCCCTGGCAGCAGACATTTGGACAGGCCTTCTCCATCAGTCTGGGACTGCTCGCCCTTCCCGATCTGCTGATTATGATATTCTCCGCCCGGGACAAGAGGGTCGTTCGCTTCGCGGGCATTTACGGACCCATCTCCATCGCCATCTATTCAGTATGCATCTTCTCCCTGGGAATCCTGGCCTATGGAGCATTGAGCGCCGAGCAGATAGCTCCATTCCTCAAGAATCCCGACGGCCTGGTGCCATTCGTCGCCACACTGATCCTGCCCAAGGGCTTTGACGGGATCATCCTGTTGGCAGCCATATCTGCAGCCATGTCCACTATGAGCGCCATTGTGCTGGTCACTGCAACCTCCCTCACCTCGGACATCCTGCGCTATCTGAATCCAGGAATTGCCGACCGGAAGGTTCTCCTACTCACCCGCATGATTGGGGTGGCTATACTGATCATCGCCGCCGTCTCGGCGATCAATGTGCCACAACAGATCGTGCCCCTGGTGGCGGTCAGCATGGGTATCATCGCCTGCTGCGTCCTGGTGCCACTGTTCTTGGGCATCTTCTGGCAGAGGGGCAATGAGACCGGCTTCATTGCCAGCCTGCTTGCCTCCTTCCTCTCGGTGGTGGTCTGGTACTTCTACGGCTACCCCCTCATCCACCCCGTATTTGTAGGGCTGATCTGCGGAACGGCAGCATATCTCATCGGCAGCCTGGCGACGAGCCGGCCGGAAGGGGTGAAGACCACAGGTTAG
- a CDS encoding non-histone chromosomal MC1 family protein → MAEMRNFALRDAQGNEIGVFTGKSPRQAALKAANRGYTEIKLRERGTKKVHIFSGERVQVDKPAGAPAWMPDKIWKPKVKKEGIEKLD, encoded by the coding sequence TTGGCTGAAATGAGAAACTTTGCCCTGAGGGACGCCCAGGGAAATGAGATTGGAGTCTTCACAGGAAAATCGCCCAGGCAAGCGGCACTGAAAGCCGCCAACCGCGGCTACACAGAGATTAAGTTGCGTGAGCGTGGCACCAAGAAGGTACACATCTTCTCAGGAGAGAGGGTGCAGGTAGACAAGCCTGCGGGAGCACCTGCCTGGATGCCGGATAAAATATGGAAGCCAAAGGTGAAGAAAGAGGGCATCGAGAAGCTGGATTAG